A region of Micromonospora sp. WMMD882 DNA encodes the following proteins:
- a CDS encoding beta-ketoacyl synthase N-terminal-like domain-containing protein codes for MSTPEHVAGTSTGQEPVAIVGVSCLLPGADSPEQFWANLRSGADLRRPGGREVFGTDETVPGGWGDPEHRVTATRGGFVTEPTIDLTGLRIPAETLGRLDKVVRWPLHTARRALADAGIGEDSPALARTGVVLGNYAFPTESSVRACLPLVRDAVTAGLRQAGLDLPESARTDASDADPAELWPFGLPATVLADALGLGGARLTLDAACSSALYALYLARGYLVTGQADVMLAGAVCAPDPLLIHLSFSDLQAFPANGTSQPFDARSAGIVTGQGTGIFVLKRLADARRDGDTIHAVLGPIGLSNDGAGGHLLTPRKDGQMEAYQRAYLDNGLDPAQVDYIECHATGTPLGDGTELRGVAEFFTGRGGVPLLGSVKGNVGHLLTVAGFTSMLKAILALRHGTLPATPGVEQPLRPADALPAADRVVRAEASWPAPRTDRDATHRVAAVSAFGFGGINAHAVLTTDAAADAVLTPKTDPAATASEVTPAGGTTEVAAAGENAAGGGRLALVGLGLRAGPVQDVAAWQAVARTGTPALVDRPEHRWYGLDGAAPENAGRAGYAETVDVDARTYRIPPGELDFANPQHLLLFEAAEQALADAGYDPPPAGVRADQLPKRRVAVVVAMEMEPRTHTHRARFDIGAHVRAECARAGLSLDEETLARLESAVRGGVHDPIGANEVLSYIGSIMASRISSSRNLVGPSFTVAADATSGARALEVAQLLLLDPTVEAVVVGGVDLAGGVENVITRAAVAAAGATVPPVVGDSAAVVVVTRPDATAGRRVYATVESVAVTSDPAGAGAALAAASRAGLAAAGRDVTEVDYLELASSSAADVLADLAGAWPGGAPEGGGLVGASDDGDDSPVGGAGGGCVIGGAAALVGETQQASVLTALVNAACWLHRAELPATPVPLREALTGLPASRLEVSTEAMPWLRRRRDAPRVAAVAAWDTRPLAGADTAAHLVVAGADTVGTRVEVDWRSTTGHLMLAVSADDATGMTDLVRRHRSALEQGRDPWELCREAAPHSGSRRFTAVLVAADGERLRRELDAAERDLPAVLDEGGEWATPAGSFCTGRPVGEGRVAFVYPGAFTSYPGVDRDLFRLFPGLLERFEAEADRPRDRFKHRWLYPRGARPTQRRDLMRHEERLIEEIPVLLATGTNTAVLRTQLLRDVLGIVPQGGFGYSLGESSMLFAMDVWAAAARDDAKLAATPLFRDRLRGPKHLVRETWSLPADTPDSAVWASYVLLAGEEPVRAGMAGLDRVFLTHVNTPREVVVGGDPAQVKELIRRVGCQAAKAPANHVMHCPVVDPGLAELAELNRYPAGVAEPALELLSAFDNDRVDPTDLDTIAERIAWTLRSTIDFAQLTRTAYDRGFRFFVEVGPGATCARWIGETLAGQPHVAVSVDRRGVPVATALAQALARLASHGLPVDLGRLLGGDEPVVEAAAGRRLVRTVPCGGESIVRRVADRAAEVLNQTERETPTVVPQAPEVVPPAMTDPTVHWPEEIITVDGEPFVFLPPAASAASAPTATSPTATPTPATATSAPTGRSVEPPDRHISVAELTALVDGDGTLPTRRVHAPRTGPQRLRTRWSAGQLQRPAPNPVAAVEALAGRVAEAHRAALRAHHVIIDNAVTRLELSVDGTTGPGRPGGGGDNGTAGGGGNGTAGGGGNGTAGGGGNGTAGGGGNGTGGGTPEPTGARPIWDEADLLEFASGQVAKVFGPDYAEVDSYPVRTRLPEPPYLFVTRVTELTGRRGVFEPSTITTEYDVPVGAWYSVDGLVPCAVTIEAGQCDLLLISYLGIDLRNKGERVYRLLDSTLVFHGPLPREGQTLRYDISINRFVWNNDALLFFFSYKCYADGELILELLDACAGYFNRNELDNSLGVILSDADRRRRAELKRTWFKPLARTDRAALDAADLELLSEGRRAEVFGPAWEQGDANRSLRLPAGMLRMIDEIPQIDRLGGPCGLGELTAVKRLTPDGWYFTCHFPGDPVLAGSLVAEGGVQLLQTYAMYLGMHLVLPDAEFQSVPGLRTEVKVRGQITPETTEIRYHAEIIELTMLPRPTVIADLTVYVGDKPMVAMRNFGVQIREKPGAPYRPGAGGIPEFLGRRNALGETAFINELHLAHAAKGDLGTAMGPEFDIYRDRRAPHIPNGDFQFVDRIMSLKGERGVLKPGAEMVTEYDSPPEAWYYADSPTGNMPNCVLMETSLQAAILCGYYLGATLAHPDDEFAIRNLDGKATLVKDIDLAGRTIRQHTTMLSSQAVTGATLQSFRYELSADGEVFYVGESMFGYFVEAALANQVGLDSGQYVAPWLEEQTDLTDDRVRRLPVRADQRWRTPDPRSGLRLGDGHLELVDEVTVVTDGGRYGRGYLLGTRVIDPADWYFTCHFHRDPVMPGSLGVESVIQGLQAYVIEAGLADDVPDARFASPVDVAMGWKYRGQILRTDREMTFDLHVKEIRREADRLLVVADASVWKPGLRIYELTDVAVEVRSGGAAGRGE; via the coding sequence ATGTCCACGCCAGAGCATGTCGCGGGGACCAGCACCGGTCAGGAGCCCGTGGCTATCGTCGGGGTCTCCTGCCTGCTGCCCGGCGCGGATTCACCCGAGCAGTTCTGGGCCAACCTACGGTCCGGGGCGGACCTGCGTCGCCCCGGGGGCCGCGAGGTGTTCGGCACGGACGAGACCGTCCCCGGCGGGTGGGGTGACCCGGAGCACCGGGTCACCGCCACCCGGGGCGGGTTCGTCACCGAGCCCACCATCGACCTGACCGGTCTGCGGATCCCGGCGGAGACGCTGGGTCGGCTGGACAAGGTGGTCCGGTGGCCGTTGCACACCGCCCGCCGGGCGCTGGCCGACGCCGGCATCGGCGAGGACTCGCCGGCGCTGGCCCGGACCGGCGTGGTCCTGGGCAACTACGCCTTCCCCACCGAGTCGTCGGTGCGGGCCTGCCTGCCGCTGGTCCGGGACGCGGTGACCGCCGGCCTGCGGCAGGCGGGGCTGGACCTGCCGGAGTCGGCGCGGACGGACGCGTCCGACGCCGACCCGGCGGAGCTGTGGCCCTTCGGTCTGCCGGCCACGGTGCTCGCCGACGCCCTGGGCCTCGGCGGCGCCCGGCTGACCCTGGACGCGGCCTGCTCCTCCGCGTTGTACGCGTTGTACCTGGCCCGGGGCTACCTGGTCACGGGCCAGGCCGACGTGATGCTGGCCGGGGCGGTCTGCGCCCCGGACCCGCTCCTGATCCACCTGTCCTTCTCCGATCTACAGGCGTTCCCCGCCAACGGGACCAGCCAGCCCTTCGACGCCCGGTCGGCGGGCATCGTCACCGGTCAGGGCACCGGCATCTTCGTCCTGAAGCGGCTCGCCGACGCGCGGCGCGACGGCGACACCATCCACGCGGTGCTCGGTCCGATCGGGCTGAGCAACGACGGGGCCGGCGGGCACCTGCTCACCCCGCGCAAGGACGGCCAGATGGAGGCGTACCAGCGCGCCTACCTGGACAACGGCCTGGACCCGGCGCAGGTCGACTACATCGAGTGCCACGCCACCGGCACCCCGCTCGGCGACGGCACCGAGCTGCGCGGGGTGGCCGAGTTCTTCACCGGGCGGGGCGGCGTGCCGCTGCTGGGCTCGGTCAAGGGCAACGTGGGGCACCTGCTCACCGTCGCCGGCTTCACCAGCATGCTCAAGGCGATCCTGGCGCTGCGGCACGGCACCCTCCCGGCGACGCCCGGGGTGGAGCAGCCGCTGCGTCCCGCCGACGCGCTGCCGGCCGCCGACCGGGTGGTTCGGGCCGAGGCGTCCTGGCCGGCGCCGCGCACCGACCGGGACGCGACGCACCGGGTCGCGGCGGTCTCGGCGTTCGGCTTCGGCGGCATCAACGCGCACGCCGTCCTGACCACCGACGCCGCCGCCGACGCGGTGCTGACCCCGAAGACCGACCCGGCCGCAACGGCCTCGGAGGTCACCCCGGCCGGCGGGACCACCGAGGTCGCCGCCGCCGGGGAGAACGCGGCCGGCGGCGGGCGGCTCGCCCTGGTCGGGCTGGGGCTGCGGGCCGGGCCGGTGCAGGACGTGGCGGCCTGGCAGGCCGTCGCCCGCACCGGCACGCCGGCGCTGGTCGACCGCCCGGAACACCGCTGGTACGGGCTCGACGGGGCCGCCCCGGAGAACGCCGGGCGGGCCGGGTACGCCGAGACCGTCGACGTGGACGCCCGGACCTACCGGATCCCCCCGGGTGAGCTGGACTTCGCCAACCCGCAGCACCTGCTCCTCTTCGAGGCGGCCGAGCAGGCGCTGGCCGACGCCGGCTACGACCCGCCGCCGGCCGGGGTACGCGCCGATCAGTTGCCGAAGCGGCGGGTGGCGGTGGTCGTCGCGATGGAGATGGAGCCGCGTACCCACACCCACCGGGCCCGCTTCGACATCGGCGCGCACGTGCGCGCGGAGTGCGCGCGGGCCGGGCTGAGCCTCGACGAGGAGACGCTGGCCCGGCTGGAGAGCGCGGTACGCGGCGGGGTGCACGACCCGATCGGCGCGAACGAGGTGCTCAGCTACATCGGCAGCATCATGGCCAGCCGGATCTCCTCCTCGCGGAACCTGGTCGGCCCGTCGTTCACGGTCGCCGCCGATGCGACCTCCGGGGCCCGCGCCCTGGAGGTGGCCCAACTGCTGCTGCTCGACCCGACCGTGGAGGCGGTCGTGGTCGGCGGGGTGGACCTGGCCGGCGGCGTCGAGAACGTGATCACCCGGGCCGCGGTGGCCGCCGCCGGCGCGACCGTGCCGCCGGTGGTCGGGGACAGCGCGGCCGTGGTCGTGGTGACCCGGCCCGACGCCACCGCCGGGCGGCGGGTCTACGCCACCGTGGAGTCGGTGGCGGTGACCAGCGACCCGGCCGGCGCGGGGGCGGCGCTGGCCGCGGCGAGCCGCGCCGGACTCGCCGCCGCCGGCCGGGACGTCACCGAGGTGGACTACCTGGAGCTGGCCTCGTCATCCGCCGCCGACGTGCTGGCCGACCTGGCCGGGGCCTGGCCGGGCGGCGCCCCCGAGGGTGGCGGTCTGGTCGGCGCTTCCGACGACGGCGATGACAGCCCGGTCGGCGGGGCCGGGGGTGGCTGCGTGATCGGTGGGGCCGCCGCGCTGGTGGGCGAGACCCAGCAGGCCTCGGTGCTGACCGCGCTGGTCAACGCGGCGTGCTGGCTGCACCGGGCCGAGCTGCCCGCCACGCCCGTGCCGCTGCGCGAGGCGCTGACCGGGCTGCCGGCCTCCCGGCTGGAGGTGTCGACCGAGGCGATGCCGTGGCTGCGTCGCCGCCGGGACGCCCCCCGGGTCGCCGCCGTGGCGGCCTGGGACACCCGGCCGCTGGCCGGCGCGGACACGGCCGCGCACCTGGTCGTGGCGGGCGCGGACACCGTCGGCACGCGGGTCGAGGTCGACTGGCGGTCCACCACCGGGCACCTGATGCTGGCGGTCAGCGCCGACGACGCGACCGGCATGACCGACCTGGTCCGGCGGCACCGGTCCGCGCTGGAGCAGGGCCGCGACCCGTGGGAGCTGTGCCGCGAGGCGGCCCCGCACAGCGGCAGCCGACGCTTCACCGCCGTGCTGGTCGCCGCGGACGGCGAGCGGCTGCGCCGGGAGCTCGACGCCGCCGAGCGGGACCTGCCGGCAGTGCTCGACGAGGGCGGCGAGTGGGCCACCCCGGCCGGAAGCTTCTGCACCGGCCGTCCGGTCGGCGAGGGTCGGGTCGCGTTCGTCTACCCCGGCGCGTTCACCAGCTACCCGGGCGTGGACCGGGACCTGTTCCGGCTCTTCCCCGGTCTGCTGGAGCGTTTCGAGGCCGAGGCGGACCGGCCCCGGGACCGGTTCAAGCACCGCTGGCTGTATCCGCGTGGCGCGCGGCCGACGCAGCGCCGGGACCTGATGCGGCACGAGGAACGGCTGATCGAGGAGATCCCGGTCCTGCTCGCCACCGGCACCAACACCGCGGTGCTCCGTACCCAGTTGCTGCGGGACGTGCTCGGCATCGTCCCGCAGGGCGGCTTCGGCTACAGCCTCGGCGAGAGCAGCATGCTCTTCGCGATGGACGTCTGGGCCGCCGCCGCCCGTGACGACGCGAAGCTGGCGGCCACGCCGCTGTTCCGGGACCGGCTGCGCGGCCCCAAGCACCTGGTCCGCGAGACCTGGTCGCTGCCGGCGGACACCCCGGACAGCGCGGTCTGGGCCAGCTACGTCCTGCTCGCCGGCGAGGAGCCGGTACGGGCCGGGATGGCCGGCCTGGACCGGGTCTTCCTCACCCACGTCAACACCCCCCGAGAGGTGGTGGTGGGCGGTGACCCGGCCCAGGTCAAGGAGCTGATCAGGCGGGTCGGTTGCCAGGCCGCCAAGGCGCCGGCCAACCACGTGATGCACTGCCCGGTGGTCGACCCGGGGCTGGCCGAGCTGGCCGAGCTGAACCGGTACCCGGCGGGCGTCGCCGAGCCCGCGCTGGAGCTGCTCTCCGCCTTCGACAACGACCGGGTCGACCCGACCGACCTGGACACCATCGCCGAGCGGATCGCCTGGACGCTGCGCAGCACCATCGACTTCGCCCAGCTCACCCGCACCGCGTACGACCGGGGTTTCCGCTTCTTCGTCGAGGTGGGTCCCGGCGCGACCTGCGCCCGCTGGATCGGCGAGACCCTCGCCGGCCAGCCGCACGTGGCGGTCTCGGTGGACCGCCGGGGCGTGCCGGTGGCCACCGCTCTCGCCCAGGCGCTGGCCCGGCTGGCCAGTCACGGCCTCCCCGTCGACCTGGGTCGGCTGCTCGGCGGCGACGAGCCCGTGGTGGAGGCCGCCGCTGGCCGCCGCCTGGTGCGGACCGTCCCCTGTGGCGGTGAGTCGATCGTCCGGCGGGTCGCCGACCGGGCCGCCGAAGTCCTCAACCAGACCGAACGCGAGACGCCGACCGTCGTCCCGCAGGCCCCCGAGGTGGTGCCCCCCGCCATGACCGATCCCACCGTCCACTGGCCCGAAGAGATCATCACCGTCGACGGTGAGCCGTTCGTCTTTCTGCCCCCCGCCGCGTCCGCGGCGTCCGCCCCGACCGCGACGTCCCCGACCGCGACGCCCACGCCCGCCACGGCGACGTCGGCCCCCACCGGCCGGTCGGTCGAGCCCCCGGATCGGCACATCTCGGTCGCCGAGCTGACCGCGCTCGTCGACGGGGACGGCACGCTGCCGACGCGTCGGGTGCACGCGCCGCGCACCGGCCCGCAGCGGCTGCGTACGCGCTGGTCGGCCGGGCAGCTCCAGCGTCCCGCGCCGAACCCGGTGGCGGCGGTGGAGGCCCTGGCCGGCCGGGTCGCCGAGGCGCACCGGGCGGCGCTGCGCGCCCACCACGTGATCATCGACAACGCGGTCACCCGGCTGGAGCTCTCCGTCGACGGCACGACCGGCCCGGGACGGCCGGGCGGCGGCGGCGACAACGGCACCGCCGGCGGCGGCGGCAACGGCACCGCCGGCGGCGGCGGCAACGGCACCGCCGGCGGCGGCGGCAACGGCACCGCCGGCGGCGGCGGCAACGGCACCGGCGGCGGCACGCCCGAGCCGACCGGCGCGCGTCCGATCTGGGACGAGGCGGACCTGCTGGAGTTCGCCTCCGGCCAGGTGGCGAAGGTCTTCGGGCCGGACTACGCGGAGGTCGACAGCTACCCGGTGCGGACCCGGCTGCCCGAGCCGCCGTACCTGTTCGTCACCCGGGTCACCGAGCTGACCGGGCGACGCGGGGTCTTCGAGCCGTCCACCATCACCACCGAGTACGACGTGCCGGTCGGCGCCTGGTACAGCGTGGACGGTCTGGTGCCCTGCGCGGTCACCATCGAGGCCGGGCAGTGCGACCTGCTGCTGATCAGCTACCTCGGCATCGACCTGCGCAACAAGGGTGAGCGGGTCTACCGGCTGCTGGACAGCACCCTGGTCTTCCACGGCCCGCTGCCCCGCGAGGGCCAGACGCTGCGCTACGACATCTCGATCAACCGGTTCGTCTGGAACAACGACGCGCTGCTGTTCTTCTTCAGCTACAAGTGCTACGCCGACGGGGAGCTGATCCTGGAGCTGCTCGACGCCTGCGCCGGGTACTTCAACCGCAACGAGCTGGACAACTCCCTCGGGGTGATCCTCAGCGACGCCGACCGTCGGCGGCGCGCGGAGCTCAAGCGGACCTGGTTCAAGCCGCTGGCTCGGACCGACCGCGCCGCCCTGGACGCCGCGGACCTGGAGCTGCTGTCCGAGGGCCGCCGCGCCGAGGTCTTCGGCCCGGCCTGGGAGCAGGGCGACGCGAACCGTTCGCTGCGGCTGCCCGCCGGGATGCTGCGCATGATCGACGAGATCCCGCAGATCGACCGGCTCGGCGGGCCGTGCGGGCTCGGCGAGCTGACCGCGGTCAAGCGGCTGACGCCGGACGGCTGGTACTTCACCTGCCACTTCCCCGGCGACCCGGTGCTCGCCGGCTCGCTGGTCGCCGAGGGCGGCGTGCAACTGCTCCAGACGTACGCGATGTACCTGGGCATGCACCTGGTCCTGCCGGACGCCGAGTTCCAGTCGGTGCCGGGGCTGCGCACCGAGGTCAAGGTGCGTGGCCAGATCACCCCGGAGACCACCGAGATCCGGTACCACGCGGAGATCATCGAGCTGACCATGCTGCCCCGCCCGACGGTGATCGCCGACCTGACCGTCTACGTCGGCGACAAGCCGATGGTGGCGATGCGCAACTTCGGCGTGCAGATCCGGGAGAAGCCGGGCGCCCCGTACCGGCCGGGCGCGGGCGGGATCCCGGAGTTCCTCGGCCGGCGCAACGCCCTCGGCGAGACCGCGTTCATCAACGAGCTGCACCTGGCGCACGCCGCCAAGGGCGACCTGGGCACCGCGATGGGCCCCGAGTTCGACATCTACCGCGACCGGCGGGCGCCGCACATCCCCAACGGCGACTTCCAGTTCGTCGACCGGATCATGTCGCTCAAGGGCGAGCGGGGCGTGCTGAAGCCGGGCGCCGAGATGGTCACCGAGTACGACTCCCCGCCGGAGGCCTGGTACTACGCCGACAGCCCGACCGGCAACATGCCGAACTGCGTGCTGATGGAGACCTCGCTCCAGGCGGCGATCCTCTGCGGCTACTACCTCGGCGCGACCCTCGCCCACCCCGACGACGAGTTCGCCATCCGCAACCTGGACGGCAAGGCCACCCTGGTCAAGGACATCGACCTGGCCGGCAGGACGATCCGGCAGCACACCACGATGCTCTCCAGCCAGGCGGTCACCGGCGCGACCCTGCAGAGCTTCCGGTACGAGCTCTCCGCCGACGGCGAGGTCTTCTACGTCGGTGAGTCGATGTTCGGCTACTTCGTCGAGGCGGCGCTGGCCAACCAGGTGGGGCTGGACTCCGGCCAGTACGTCGCGCCGTGGCTCGAGGAGCAGACCGACCTGACCGACGACCGGGTCCGCCGGCTGCCGGTCCGCGCCGACCAGCGCTGGCGTACCCCGGACCCGCGCAGCGGGCTGCGTCTCGGCGACGGGCACCTGGAGCTGGTCGACGAGGTCACCGTGGTCACCGACGGCGGCCGGTACGGCCGGGGCTACCTGCTCGGCACCCGGGTGATCGACCCGGCCGACTGGTACTTCACCTGCCACTTCCACCGCGACCCGGTGATGCCCGGCTCGCTCGGCGTGGAGTCGGTGATCCAGGGCCTCCAGGCGTACGTGATCGAGGCCGGGCTCGCCGACGACGTCCCGGACGCCCGCTTCGCCTCCCCGGTGGACGTGGCGATGGGCTGGAAGTACCGGGGCCAGATCCTGCGCACCGACCGGGAGATGACCTTCGACCTGCACGTGAAGGAGATCCGCCGGGAGGCCGACCGGCTGCTGGTCGTCGCGGACGCCAGCGTCTGGAAGCCGGGCCTGCGCATCTACGAGTTGACCGATGTCGCTGTCGAGGTTCGGTCCGGCGGCGCCGCCGGCCGGGGAGAGTGA
- a CDS encoding PfaD family polyunsaturated fatty acid/polyketide biosynthesis protein, protein MTVTVQPAVATAGRAVPVGQSPAHVDPAGIRAALARLEEPVYVVRAGNGIGVTNQQPAATTTVLAAVGPLTPERLGDAGFRARHGVRYAYMGGAMAGGIASEDLTVELARAGYLGSFGAAGLLPERIERALLRFRGELGGLPYAVNLIHAPSEEQLERAGVELFLRHGVRCVEASAFMDLTPHIVRYRVAGLGRDPQGRVAVGNRVVAKVSRPEVAAKFLAPPPASMVADLLARGLVTAEQAELARLVPMADDITVEGDSGGHTDRRPLVALFPVIAALREEAQRRLGYPVRIGAAGGLGTPTSVAAAYGLGADYVVVGSVHQACVESGTSDQVRRMLAAAGVADCDMAPAADMFELGVDLQVLRKGTLFPMRARRLYELYKLYDGIEALPADERARLETQIFRRPLDDIWTDVREYFTRRDPEQLARAGREPRRKMALIFRWYLGMASRWASVGEGDRAPDYQVWCGPAMGAFNEWVAGTDLAEPGNRRVARVAAELMRGAAYASRVQQLTLSGIRLPVSARSYRPGGASA, encoded by the coding sequence ATGACCGTCACCGTCCAACCGGCCGTCGCCACCGCCGGACGTGCCGTACCCGTCGGGCAGAGCCCGGCGCACGTCGATCCCGCCGGGATCCGGGCCGCCCTGGCCCGGCTGGAGGAGCCGGTGTACGTGGTCCGCGCCGGCAACGGGATCGGCGTGACCAACCAGCAGCCCGCCGCGACGACCACGGTGCTCGCCGCCGTCGGCCCGCTCACCCCGGAACGCCTCGGTGACGCCGGTTTCCGAGCCCGCCACGGCGTGCGCTACGCCTACATGGGTGGCGCGATGGCCGGCGGGATCGCCTCCGAGGACCTGACCGTCGAGCTGGCCCGGGCCGGGTACCTCGGCTCCTTCGGCGCGGCCGGGCTGCTGCCGGAGCGCATCGAGCGGGCCCTGCTGCGCTTCCGCGGCGAGCTCGGGGGCCTGCCGTACGCGGTGAACCTGATCCACGCCCCGAGCGAGGAGCAACTGGAGCGCGCCGGGGTGGAGCTGTTCCTGCGGCACGGGGTGCGCTGCGTGGAGGCGTCGGCCTTCATGGACCTCACCCCGCACATCGTCCGCTACCGGGTCGCCGGCCTCGGCCGGGACCCGCAGGGCCGGGTCGCGGTCGGCAACCGGGTCGTCGCCAAGGTGTCCCGCCCCGAGGTCGCCGCGAAGTTCCTCGCCCCGCCGCCCGCGTCGATGGTCGCCGACCTGCTGGCCCGGGGGCTGGTCACCGCCGAGCAGGCGGAGCTGGCCCGGCTGGTGCCGATGGCCGACGACATCACCGTCGAGGGTGACTCCGGCGGGCACACCGACCGGCGTCCGCTGGTCGCCCTGTTCCCGGTGATCGCCGCGCTGCGCGAGGAGGCCCAGCGCCGCCTCGGGTACCCGGTGCGGATCGGGGCCGCCGGCGGGCTGGGCACCCCGACCTCGGTCGCCGCCGCGTACGGCCTGGGCGCCGACTACGTGGTGGTCGGCTCGGTGCACCAGGCGTGCGTCGAGTCGGGCACCTCCGACCAGGTCCGTCGGATGCTCGCCGCGGCCGGGGTGGCCGACTGCGACATGGCCCCGGCGGCCGACATGTTCGAGCTCGGCGTGGACCTCCAGGTGCTCCGCAAGGGCACCCTCTTCCCGATGCGGGCCCGCCGGCTGTACGAGCTGTACAAGCTCTACGACGGCATCGAGGCGCTGCCGGCCGACGAACGCGCCCGGCTGGAGACCCAGATCTTCCGCCGGCCGCTCGACGACATCTGGACCGACGTGCGGGAGTACTTCACCCGCCGCGACCCGGAGCAGTTGGCACGGGCCGGTCGGGAGCCGCGCCGCAAGATGGCGCTGATCTTCCGCTGGTACCTCGGCATGGCCTCCCGCTGGGCCAGCGTCGGCGAGGGCGACCGGGCCCCGGACTACCAGGTGTGGTGCGGCCCGGCGATGGGCGCGTTCAACGAGTGGGTGGCCGGCACCGACCTGGCCGAGCCGGGCAACCGCCGGGTGGCCCGGGTGGCGGCGGAGCTGATGCGCGGCGCGGCGTACGCCAGCCGGGTGCAGCAGCTCACCCTGAGCGGGATCCGGCTGCCGGTGTCGGCGCGGTCGTACCGGCCGGGGGGTGCGTCGGCATGA